The genomic DNA ATTTCTAAATCgaccagtatttatttatttatttatttatttttgtcttgacTCTGCCCTACACTTGCGATGCGACCCTTTGGCAACATTCAGtctctttctgggcctcagtttccccatcggAAAAATGGGAATTTGAACAGCGACCGAAGCGCAGGGATCGCCAGTGTGGGAGAGCTCCAGGTGAACCGTGAAGGTGCAGGGAGGTAGCGCGGGCCGTGTCTGTGCGGGACGGTCCCGGCCTCCAGTCTGCGCACCGCCGGCACCCACTCCAGCCAGCGCCTAGGGCGCCCCGGTCCCGCCCCTACGCCACGGAGGCCGGCCAGAGGCTGTCGCCATGGAGACGCGGGCGGCCTGGCGCCCCCACGCTCACAAAGCCACGCGTTTCCGCTGCGTTGGAGCCTTCTCATTGGACGGCCGTCTGGACGCTACCACCCGCCCCGAGCCCGCTaaggggagggggcggggccttATCCTCGTGGGACTCGTTCCCTGGAGAACTGTGTCCGCGGCCTCTCTGGGAAAGCATGGGTCGTCTCCCTCACGCGGGGAAAAGGACTGAGTCTCTTAGGTCTGGAGAGTGTCCATTGCTTCTCCTACTAGAATTTATGCTCACGCTTCTCCCTGAGAAAAGAGGGGGCGGGAAAGTCGGCCACGCCCCCTCCAGAGCCTATTTGGTCTCAAGAGCCGGAGCACCGGAAGTGCTGGCGACGTGTCAGTGCGCCCTACCCTAAACCTTCCTCCCCAGGCCACCTTTCCCATTCAGCTGTGGGATTCCGGGGCCGCCTGGGCGCTGCACCCGCCACTTCCGCATCGAACCGCCGCTTCAACCGAACTCACTCCCTCTGCGCGCGCTCCATCTCGTGCCCGACTGCTGGGCCGGCGCCTGGGAGAAGCCACGCCCTTTCCCGCGCCTGACATCCAATGAACGGGCGCTTCCCGGCGGGGTAGTGGGTAATTAATGAGGGCCTGGTGCTGATTGGCTGCACGGTCGTGGCCGGGGGCGGGCGGCGGGGTAGGTTGTCCGTGAGGTGGGAGGCGGTACCCGTGGCTGAGAAGAAGGAGGCCTGAGAGCGACATGTCCCCGGCGACTCAGGCGGAGCGGTTCGTGGCGCTGTTTTTCTGAGTCCGGGGTGGCCTGGCAGCCGGCCGAGGACGAGGGTCGGCGGGGGCTGCCCCCGTGGTGGTGGCCGCCATGCTGGGAGCCTGGACGGTTGAGGGAACCGCTGTGGCGCTCTTGCgactgctgctgttgctgctacCGGCGATCCAGGGACCGGGGCTCGGCGTGGCCGGCGTGGCTGGCGCGGCGGGGGCCGGGCTGCCGGAGAGCGTCATTTGGGCGGTCAACGCGGGCGGAGAGGCGCATGTGGACGTGCACGGGATCCACTTCCGCAAGGACCCTTTGGAAGGCCGGGTGGGCCGAGGTGAGAGTCCCCCTGCCGAGCCGCGGGATCCGGGGCCTGCTGTGCTGGGCGCAGCCGGCCGGGGGCTACGGGCCCCGAGCCCCTTTCGACCCTGGGGCCGCGTCTCTGGAGCGAAGTTTCTCTGCAGCTTTCTCGGGGCCCCGCTCTGAGCTCAGGGCCTGGCACTGGCTCCAGGGTACCTAGAGTCATACAGGCAGAGAGTTGGTGAGAAGTTAGTTATATTTGGATTTCTCATCCTGCATTTTCTCAACCCCTCACTCCCATCCAAGCTGGGAGAGAAATGACGAAGGCGGCCTTTTGCCACCTCCAGGCCTCGCAGGTTGTAGGTCATGGGTGCCCCTGCTTCTCCTGGCGAGACAGTTCTTGGGAGATTCTTGTCGACCCAGGAATCGGCCGCTTTCCTTGCCCCTTCTGCAGGAGCGGGGCTTGATTCTTAGCCAGAATAGGAAGGAATCTTCGAAGAGGATGGGCCAGGAAAGTTTGATTGTAGCCTGCTCCCCCGCCCTCTTTTCGAGCGAAGAATATGTGTGCTTAAAAGTAGAATCTGCAGGCCGCCCCCAGAGGGTGGTTCTATCGAAGCCATCCTGCACGTGAGGCTGGTGGCTGTGGGTGAACTGGGTCAACCAGTGTAAGAATCCGAATGGCCTCTCAGAGAATGCTTACAACCTCCCCTAGGTGAGCCTGAGAGTTCTAATTCCAGCTTAGGGGGAAAATGATTGTGATTTGTTGGGCAACAGTGGTTTTTAACAGAGCCGCTCCCTTCCCAAAGTTAGTGTGTGTCAGAATTGCCAGGGCAGCTGCTTAAAAATGCAGGTTCCTAGTCCCCACTCGAAATCGATTATAGTAGATTGAGCTTTTTTGCTGGGACCCAGGTTTCTGCACCAGGGGCTTGTGATGTAGGTTGCCCCGAGACCACTGTTTTGGAAGATCTGCTTTATAatctttgtttcttctgttgGAGGGATTGGAAAACAGGTTTCAGAAGGAAGTTCTTTGCTTCGTGTGTTGGAAGGAGATTGACGCTGTATACCGGGTTCAGAGGCAGCCAGATTGGCAGTATGCCACCTGCAGACAACCAGGAGACAGACTCACTCTtcactttctctccctctttttctgcgATGCCCAGATTTGGCTCTTGCTTTTACTAAAGGAGTTAGTTCTTCCCAAATCGATGGCAGTGTTCTGAAATTTGTTATATTAAGGAGTTTATTGCCTTTCACACATGTGAGGGTCTTGGGACACAGGGCTGTTTTCTGAAGTTCTATGTTTGTCTTGGAATTTGTTGAGCCCTGGCATGTAGATCACAGTAGCCTGGGTTCAGCTGACTCAGGGCTCCAGTCTTTAGCAGCGGTAACAGCGGCCAAAGCCAGACTTTATAGCAGGAGGCTATTACTATCTCTATCCTAgacccttcctctttcttcaccAGCgtgggcagggaggaaggagccCTTGAGGAAACTAGACTGTTTGTGGACTTTGTCTCTTGAGATAGCTGTGGTGAGGGCACTGAGCGGATGGTTTCTTTTCACTTAGCAGATACCAGGCCTTACATTGGTTACATCGTCCTATTTGGTCTGTTGTGCAGAGGATAAAGCTGAGTAAGACCACACAGGTTTAGTTCCCAGATACTGCCCTTACTCAGaaattctggttttaatttgctaatgcaggtggtgtgtgtgtgtgtgtgtgtttctttggcCTGGTCAGCAGTCAGCCAAGATCTCTGTCCTTGGGTTATTGGCTCATGGTTGCAGTTCCTTGGGAGGAGTTTATTGTAGCAGGTAAAATTACATGAGACCTACCAAAGCTCGTGTGTACTGGAGTCCTATTTTGGACACTGGCCCTTGGGGAATTGTATAAATGAAGGTTCCCTGCTAAGGTTCCCCTCTCCATTCTACCAATCTGGGTAAGAATTGGAGCAGTATTAAGGCATAGATGGGGAATGGGAGGTGGCGCTTGTCAGCTGCAGTTTGGACCAGCTTGTTGCAACATTGCACTTACCAGGTTCCTGAGAAAGGCATTTTGCTGGCTTTAGATCAGGGCTGAGATGTGCATAAACTTGCACTCTCAGGAGGCAGCTCTCTCTATACTAAGGAGTCAATCGCACCAAGGAAAGTCCAGCTGTTCACGCTGCCTTTCTTCTGGGCCTGCTTGGATAAGGGTGTGCCAGGTATTTGGAGACCCTTGCCTCGTGCAGCTATTTACACTGATTGCAGTAGGAACTGTATGCCTTATTTCTTTTCCCACCTGCCTGTGATATTGTTTCCAGCATGCTGAGAAAAGTTGATTTTATGTTGAATGAATTCAGGTATTTGTTACTAAGTTAGTCCAGATAagggtttggttttcttttgaacTTGCTGTTTCTGTATAGTTTCTTTGTAGTTCAACATTCTTGTAATTGTGTGTGGCCCAGGGCACGTAGTGGCTTATGCTTTCAAAAgcagttcaaaatatttattgaatttcatttttgcCTTGAGGATAACTAGTGCTTACAGCCTGGGAAAGGCTTTTTCAGCCTGTGTGCTTCCACAGATGGGAGCACCACTACAGAAAGTGGTGGTTTAGAAGCGTTCACATTGGGGTTTTGGTATCAGGCACATTCCAGgggtttcatttatttacttaaaattttttattttgttttttattgtagaCACAGGGGTctctctatgctgcccaggctggtcttgaactcctgtcctcaaatgatctttccaccttggcctcccaaagtgctgggattacaggcgtgaaccatcgcgCCTGACCATGTTCCAGATTTGTAACTTGGTCATTCTGAGTTCCTCTTCACTCTGACTAGGAAAAGACCTGGTTATTTGACCTGAGGGCATAGAATTTTGCTTGAATTTAGGGAAGGCTATTTCCTCTTCATAGAAAGATGCCTGCTAAAGTTGCTCGGCCTTAAGAAACTTGCTTTGCGTCTCTGAGCCTTgttttccttctcaaaaaaaaaaaaaaaaactcatgctTTAGACATCTCTGATAAGGCTGTAAACTCTCCTGTCCAGAGTAGGTTAAAGTGtctctgtcacttttttttttccttgatgacCTTTTACATGGAATTAAAAATAGGGCAGAGCATGGCTCCAGAGGGGGAAAAAGCTGGCTAGGTACCAGAGCCTATCAGGTTGCTAATGCTGTAACTGTAAGGAAGACCCTTTCCTGGGCTGCCTTCCTTTCAGCCGGGGAAGGATTTGGCTTTGGGGAGATAAGAGCTTGAAAGATGGGATGAGAGAGGAGTCACTGCTGCCTCTGATTTGCTCAAAGCCATGGGATTTGTTTAGAATTCTCTACCTCTACTGTCACCTAACAGGCAGTCTTCATCTGCAGGCCCTCCAAGTAGTGGAAGTTCACAGGGAGAAAATTTAGGTCCCTGAATCCATGGGTTCCCTGTCTCAGCCCATTCAGAACAATTCTTTAGGTACTGGCCTCACTTGAGAAAGAAGTGATCCAGAAGAACAGTCTAGTGACCAGGAGAtctgagggtggggtggggagtgacGCTAGAGCACCAAGGGGAGCTCTACAGCTGTGTTATGGAGGACGGGCTTCTGCTCATTCTGGCTTTCCCGCTCTTGTGGTTCCCAGTTGCAGTTTTCCAGTTAGTTTtattacttccttttcttttgatcCATTCCCTAAACTCCCTTGAGTGGAgacatttatttagtgcttatCACGTGCATATTCTTGCCTGGCTAGCATACCCatgtttctgtgtctctctctgtgtgagGCATTATATTGAGCTCTTTATACGGATTGTTTTATCCTTACCACAATGCTGTGGGATAGGTggtgtccccattttataggtgagaaaacagaCCTAGAGAAAAAACTTGTTCAGCGACCCTTTGTGTCTGTCTTTTCCTGAACCCTGTGCTGAATTCTCCAAGGAGTCTAGTTACTACATTGTCTAAAACTAAGAAAGAGCAGACATAATGTAGGCCGTTCGGCCCCCTTCCTTTTTGGTTAACTGAGTTATATTATGCCAATTGCAGCAGTATGCTGACTGTCCACTTCATTGTATTTTAGAGAAATCTGTTTCGCTGTGAATGCATAAAGGCtaaggagggaagaaaaatccTTATTTGCTGCTGCATCTCTTGGGACTCGGGCAAATTCAACTTTGCATGTGGCAGATCTCTTGGGAAAGCCACTTGGGCTttaaagggaaatattttaaaggtaattcCAAGGTTGTTAAGTAATTTTTATTCACATGGTTGAGTTTTCTTCACTGTGGGACTGAGACTGCCACAGATTACATTACTGTCAGTTTCTCACTTTTTCCActtggcaagagaaaaaaaaagattcggcctggcgtggtggcttatgcctgtaatcctagcactttgggagaccgacgcgggtggatcacctgaggtcaggagttcaagaccagcttagctaacatagcgaaaccccatttctattaaaaatacaaaaaattagccaggtgtggtggtgtgcacctgtaattctagctacttgggaggctgaggcaggagaatcccttgaacctgggaggtggaggttgcagtgagccgagattgtgccattgcactccagcctgggcaacaagagcgaaactccgtctcaaaaaacaaacaaacaaaaaactctctgCACATGCACACAATTTTCTGTGTATCTATAAATCAAATGTAGTTAATGTTCCAGATGTGTAAGGATCACGGTCCTCATGGAAGAAGGAAATTCTTAGAGCTCAGATGGAAGAGAAATAGCAGTCTTTCAGTCTTCATAGGTTTGTATCCCAGGGCAGTGGTTTTCCAAGGCTGGAAAGGAGGGGGAGCATGTTAGCAGTACATCCTTTGTATGCATTGCTCAGTtacttttctttgatttcttgaggagaaataggaagaaaaaagtcTGAAGACAAAGTGCAATGAGTTTCCTGTTCCATTGTCTCATCGGTCCATCTGATCTCGTGGCTAATGTCACTTACAGGAACCGTTAAcagttatgtttatttttttgaggtctTGACCTCAGCCACTGGGtctttttgttcatcttttacCTTTTGCCATGTCCTCTCCCTTGTTGGTGATTCAGAAGATAAAGCTCTGGGGATGACAGCCCCTGGCTGTCTCCCAAAGGATCGAGTTGCCAGATGTCTTCATGGTCACCATGTGAGATTGGAAGGCAGTCTTGAAATCTTAATTTCATGCGGGAGGAGAGACTACCTGACTGCTACATCTGTAGTTGGGAAAGTATATTTATGGAGCACTGGAAAGCCTTGCTGTGTTTATAGGATAAAGGAGTCAGGCTGCTCTCTGGAGGAAGCAGAACTATTTATCTCTGAGACTGAAATGTGATATCTTATATTTGCACAAAAAAGatttggcctggcgcggtggctcatgcctgtaatcctagcactttgggaggctgatgagggtggatcacctgaggtcaggagtttagttTGTTGTGcgagaggaagaagaaaacatatatacaaCTGTCTTATACCAAGGCTGGGAGAGGGCCGGGGGCAAGAGAGGTTTTCTACTCTTCTGATACTGACCCGAGGTAagtaactttttacttttaccCTCTCTCATTCCTTGTCAGTTTGTGAAATGTGAAAGGTGACTCCCCTAGGACTTGGACATCTTAGGCCGATTGTCTTTCCCTGCAGGATGCTCTGGCCTTGTGGACAGAATGGCATGGCTTCACTGCTTTGCAGGCACCTCCTTCATTGTCATTTGTTCATTTAGCAAACTGTATGAGTGGTGACTGTGTGCCAGGTCCCGTGCTAGGCACTGGAGGTGCAGTAGTAACTTTTTTCTCTACTGTTGGTTTATCTAAGTGAATGTTCAAGTGAGTAGGTGAGGAAGAGTTTTGTGAGTCTGTGGGAAGTAAGGATATTAGCATCACACCTTTCTTTTGTATGCCTGTTTTTACCAGCTTTGGAACTTTttgaatgaaaattataaaaaaaaaaaaatgcaacaactAAAGCTGGAATTTTATTAGCAAGGACAATGAAGAATGACTTTCCGAAGCAGATATCCTGTTTGTTTTAGACTCTGGGCTTTtctgaatgagagaaaacattcttTGAACTTGATCATCTTGTATGGAGTTCCTGGCCATCCCCTTTGTTTTAGGTTTCTCTGAAGCCCCCCCTCTTGGGGAACCAGGCAGCTGCAACACAGCACTTTCTTCTGATAATGAGTTAGACTTGTTCTCCATAGAGTCAGGGggaaaaagtcattttaatgtGCTTTTAGAAAGTTCTGCTCTGAGGTTTATAGGGGCTGTTGGCCTGATTCGTGtttagtttctttcattttgctcTTCCATAGTAATGGCTGTATGATTCCTGCCTTTGTTGGAGCTCTGTTTGGAGCCAGGTGCAGAGTGGGTGGCCCTTTATATGGAGAGGGTTATTAGCATTGCCCTGGAAATGCCTCTGGCTGTTCTGAGgtctttgctcttcttttgtgTCTTGCCTCTGATgtgctttctctttgtcttttgtcCTCAGCCTCAGACTATGGCATGAAACTGCCAATCCTGCGTTCCAACCCTGAGGACCAGATCCTGTATCAAACTGAGCGGTACAATGAGGAGACCTTTGGCTACGAAGTGCCCATCAAAGAGGAGGGGGACTACGTGCTGGTCTTGAAATTTGCCGAGGTCTACTTTGCACAGTCCCAGCAAAAGGTGAGGCCTAGTCAGGCTGCTGCTTGACCAGTGGGACATTGCTGCTCTTGGACAATCCACTATTATGGGGATAGAGAGTGTGAGAGCCTCTCCAGAAAGGAAGAACAGATGAGCTCTAGAGAAGCACGTTCCATAGTCCACAAGGCTGCACTTGCCTTCGGGGTTAGTGACAGAAAGCAAAGCCAGAATCCTTGTTTTGGTAACTAACAGATCCTGTTAAGGCCCTCCTGGCTACTTCCCTCCATGGTTTGCCGCACTTTCTTGCTTTTAGCCTTATTTTTCCTCTGTCCCTTCCTGTGAATTTCCTTCTTCCTATGCTAAGCTTTTTGTTTGTATTCTTTGTTCCTTAAAGCCAGTATAAGACCTCCTGGGCAGCGAAGGAATATGGCTTTGATTTGACCTGGGTTAAGGATGCTAGCCACCCTGGATATCCAGACCCatcatttcttaaattatttttgaacttGAAGCCCAAAAAGGTGCATGATGCCCAACTGCTTGAAAGGATGTAGAGCTGATGGTTTTgacattgtttccttttcttatccTGGAAGGTATTTGATGTACGATTGAATGGCCATGTCGTGGTGAAGGACTTGGATATCTTTGATCGTGTTGGGCATAGCACAGCTCACGATGAAATTATACCTATGAGCATCAGAAAGGGGAAGCTGAGTGTCCAGGGCGAGGTGTCCACCTTCACAGGGAAGCTCTACATTGAGTTTGTCAAGGTAATTCCCCTATTCTGCCCATTGCTGAAGAGAGTGGGTACAGGGGAAGTTGTTTGCTGCTGTGTGGGGTTGACTACTGTTTCCCTTTTTCTAGGGGTACTATGACAATCCCAAAGTCTGTGCACTCTACATCATGGCTGGGACAGTGGATGGTAAGTTGTGTTTTGACCTGCTTTTTTGACTTGGGTGGAAGGATATGGTTGAGGAAACCCTTGGGAGGTAATTGAGCTGATCACTATTTTGGAAACACTTAAAGCTAAATTGTAggggattggccgggcgcggtggctcaagcctgtaatcccagcactttgggaggccgagacgggcggatcacgaggtcaggaaatcgagaccatcctcgctaacccggtgaaaccccgtctctactaaaaaatacaaaaaactagccgggcgaggtagcggcgcctgtagtcccagctactcgggaggctgaggcaggagaatggcgtgaacccgggcggcggagcttgcagtgagccgagatcgcgccactgcactccagccggggggaAGAAGGGAgcctccgtcaaaaaaaaaaaaaaaaaaaaaaattgtaggggATTCAGAGTCAGTTGCATGAGGATGAAGTATAACATGGTACTAGCCGCAAGCTTTGGAGTCAGGTctacatatatctttttttttttttttgagaccgagtctcgctgtgtcgcccaggctggggtgcagtggcgcgatctcggctcactgcaagctccgcctccggggttcacgccattctcctgcctcagcctctgagtagctgggactacaggcgcccgccaccacgcccggctagttttttgtatttttagtagagacggggtttcaccatgttagccagggatggtctcgatctcctgacctcatgatccacccgcctcggcctcccaaagtgctgggattacaggcttgagccaccgcgcccggccaagtctaCATATATCTTGTTGCTGCCATTTAATCGGATGTTTGTCTTGGAGGGATGTTTCTAATTTCCCGATAAATTGGGATTAATAATGGTACCTATTGGTGTACCTTGACCTTTGTAGTCATTTGGGATCATCTAAAACTTGtccttattttgtttgtttgacatcTCTTtcctaggggaaaaaaaggtaaaaggagGAGTCCTGTAGGGTTTTGGTATGCTCGGAAAGATTCCAGCATTGCTGGACTGCACTGGGACAAAACTTCCTTTATTTATGTCTCCTTATCCTTGGGATCAAGTCTTAGAGTGTATCTCTTTCTCAGGGTTTAGATTCTCCTGGCTGCCAGCATCTCAGGCTGATTTTTGCAGAGAACGCTGCGTCTTTGTGACATTTCTCCCCCACTCCACTTCTGTACCTTTTCCCAACTTATCTTGAATGCACTTAGGATTTCATCCTATTGTCTTGATGTCCTCCAAATGCTGATATTATGACATCTAGGAGGATGGATGTCTTACCACCAAACAGACCTGTGTTCAAGTCCCTGAGGAGGAGGCAGGACAGAGGGACAGTGTGTGCTGGGAACCAGAACTCTCTGGGTCAGCTTTTCTTCAATTGTTGTGTGAATCAAAAGGGAATGTGGGCTTGTGGGAGGAGGCGGGATTTGGAGACGTTAAAGTTTAGGCATCGGGTCATTGTCCCTGTCCAGTCTGGTCATCTTGGGGCTCTGTCAAAGTAGAGCAGAAGGTGAGAGAGTGAGCCTCCCTATGAGCAGGGCTTTTTCTACAACAGAAGGTGAGACAGTGAGCCTCCCTATGAGCAGGGCTTTTTCTACTTCCTAGTTAAATCTCAGGCTTTTGCAGGACTCTACTGTTCTGTAGACCAGAGGCTATTTCTGCTACTTCTGGTCTTTTCTCTGGACCTGGGCTCACTCACAGGAATCTCTTTATTGTGGCTTATTTGCTGCTTTTAAGGGTCTCTCTTACTTACATGCTATGGGTCTTAACAGTGTTTTCTTCCTTGTGTTAGATGTACCAAAGCTTCAGCCTCATCCAGGattggagaagaaagaagaggaagaagaagaagaagaatatgaTGAAGGGTCTAATCTCAAAAAACAGACCAATAAGAACCGGGTGCAGTCAGGCCCCCGCACACCCAACCCCTATGCCTCGGACAACAGCAGCCTCATGTTTCCCATCCTGGTGGCCTTCGGAGTCTTCATTCCAaccctcttctgcctctgccggTTGTGAGAACAAATGACCATCCTGAACAGGGTGGAGGGGTGTGGGAAAGAAACCAGCCATATTGGTTTTGGTTTCTATATTTTTCACAatgattaatgaaaaaaaaacaaagacaaaaaaaaaaccaattaaaGGAGACAAAAAGAGGCAGAGCGAGTAGAGAGCAGCCCTCATTCACCACCTGGTCCCAGACCTGCTTAGGTCCTCGTCCTCTCTTTGTGGCTGGCTCCCAGCCGTCTCTTTCCTCTTGAGGATACTTAGGATAAACTGGATCCTTCCTGCTCAAGGATCCTCGTTTGTACACCTAGTGGAAAGGACTCTGAACTCAGAGGAGTCACTGTTCCTTTTTTTAGGTTAGAAATTAACAGCAGGGAAATGCCATCTTATTA from Papio anubis isolate 15944 chromosome 9, Panubis1.0, whole genome shotgun sequence includes the following:
- the MLEC gene encoding malectin isoform X2; its protein translation is MLGAWTVEGTAVALLRLLLLLLPAIQGPGLGVAGVAGAAGAGLPESVIWAVNAGGEAHVDVHGIHFRKDPLEGRVGRASDYGMKLPILRSNPEDQILYQTERYNEETFGYEVPIKEEGDYVLVLKFAEVYFAQSQQKMYQSFSLIQDWRRKKRKKKKKNMMKGLISKNRPIRTGCSQAPAHPTPMPRTTAASCFPSWWPSESSFQPSSASAGCENK
- the MLEC gene encoding malectin isoform X1, producing the protein MLGAWTVEGTAVALLRLLLLLLPAIQGPGLGVAGVAGAAGAGLPESVIWAVNAGGEAHVDVHGIHFRKDPLEGRVGRASDYGMKLPILRSNPEDQILYQTERYNEETFGYEVPIKEEGDYVLVLKFAEVYFAQSQQKVFDVRLNGHVVVKDLDIFDRVGHSTAHDEIIPMSIRKGKLSVQGEVSTFTGKLYIEFVKGYYDNPKVCALYIMAGTVDDVPKLQPHPGLEKKEEEEEEEEYDEGSNLKKQTNKNRVQSGPRTPNPYASDNSSLMFPILVAFGVFIPTLFCLCRL